In 'Nostoc azollae' 0708, the following are encoded in one genomic region:
- a CDS encoding phycocyanobilin:ferredoxin oxidoreductase → MSSTFTPSLREEQHPLIRQLADCIESVWHQHLDLSTYHLPAELGYVEGRLEGEKLIIENRCYQTPQFRKIHLELARVGNILDILHCVMFPCPEYDIPMFGCDLVGGRGQISAAIADLSPVNLERILPDGYNSDLSNLTKFEFSQPRELPEWGKIFSDFCIFVRPVSVEEESMFLQRVKDFLDIHCTQALASSPVASEKVDQIIAGQKNYCTKQQQNDKTRRVLERAFGTDWAENYMTTVLFDLPQ, encoded by the coding sequence ATGTCTTCCACTTTTACCCCCTCTCTCCGTGAAGAACAACATCCCCTGATTCGTCAACTAGCTGATTGTATAGAATCAGTTTGGCATCAACACCTAGATTTATCAACCTATCATTTACCAGCGGAATTGGGATATGTAGAAGGTAGACTAGAAGGGGAAAAACTGATTATAGAAAACCGCTGTTATCAAACACCACAGTTCCGCAAAATCCACTTGGAACTAGCGAGAGTGGGAAATATCTTAGATATTTTGCATTGCGTGATGTTTCCCTGTCCAGAATATGACATTCCCATGTTTGGTTGCGATTTAGTTGGAGGGAGAGGTCAAATTAGTGCTGCTATTGCTGACCTTTCTCCTGTAAACTTAGAACGTATTTTACCAGATGGTTATAATTCTGATCTGAGCAATTTAACCAAATTTGAATTCTCCCAACCCCGTGAATTACCAGAATGGGGAAAGATATTTTCTGATTTTTGTATCTTTGTTCGTCCTGTATCTGTTGAAGAAGAATCAATGTTTCTCCAGCGTGTAAAAGACTTTTTAGATATTCATTGTACTCAAGCGCTCGCATCTAGTCCTGTAGCATCAGAAAAAGTAGATCAGATTATCGCTGGGCAGAAAAATTATTGTACCAAACAGCAGCAAAATGATAAAACCCGTCGAGTTTTAGAAAGGGCTTTTGGTACAGATTGGGCAGAAAATTACATGACCACTGTATTATTTGACTTGCCACAATAA
- a CDS encoding DUF4351 domain-containing protein, which produces MSYDRTLKYLIEEYPQAIVQWLLNIMQESVVYQKIIREGLEQGRGSEVKLIMRLLQRRLGKIGIEIQNQIQDLSLTQL; this is translated from the coding sequence ATGAGCTATGACAGAACCCTTAAATACTTAATTGAAGAATATCCTCAAGCCATTGTTCAATGGTTACTTAATATTATGCAAGAATCTGTCGTGTATCAAAAAATCATTCGAGAAGGTTTGGAACAGGGAAGAGGTTCTGAAGTTAAATTAATTATGCGTCTACTTCAGCGTCGTTTGGGAAAAATAGGTATTGAAATTCAAAATCAAATTCAAGATTTATCTCTTACACAGTTATAA
- a CDS encoding Maf family protein, protein MTIPQFILASASPARRRLLQTVGIEPIICPSDFDESQIQLTEPGELVKTLAQRKAETVVSQFPSALVMGCDSVLAIDGEIYGKPGDADEALARWKLMQGNFGDLYTGHVLIDTSQSYAIVKCQVTRVYFGTMSERAIQAYVATDEPLKCAGAFALEGFGSLFVEKIEGCHSNVIGLSLPLLRQMLAELGYEVVDFWQ, encoded by the coding sequence ATGACCATTCCTCAATTTATACTTGCTTCTGCTTCTCCTGCCCGTCGTCGCTTGTTGCAAACTGTGGGTATTGAACCGATAATTTGCCCTAGTGATTTTGATGAGTCGCAAATACAACTGACTGAACCAGGAGAATTGGTAAAAACGCTGGCTCAGCGTAAAGCAGAAACTGTGGTTTCACAATTTCCATCGGCTTTGGTTATGGGTTGTGATTCGGTTTTAGCTATTGATGGTGAGATTTATGGTAAACCTGGAGATGCAGACGAAGCGCTCGCCCGGTGGAAGTTAATGCAAGGTAATTTTGGTGACTTGTACACTGGTCATGTGTTGATTGACACCTCACAAAGTTATGCTATTGTCAAGTGCCAAGTTACTAGGGTTTATTTTGGGACGATGAGCGAGCGCGCAATTCAAGCTTATGTAGCCACAGATGAACCTCTTAAATGTGCTGGAGCTTTTGCTTTAGAAGGGTTTGGTAGTTTATTTGTTGAAAAAATCGAAGGTTGTCACAGTAATGTAATTGGCTTGAGTTTACCCCTACTACGGCAGATGTTAGCTGAATTGGGGTATGAGGTAGTTGATTTTTGGCAATAG
- the psbP gene encoding photosystem II reaction center PsbP — MWKRIALILVLVFSISLSNPSVANAYGLKSFIDSADGYQFLYPNGWLQVKVANGPDVVFHDLIEVSENVSVVISPVPDGRTLTELGTPTEVGYNLGKSALAPVDSGRSAELINVGQKEVDGKTYYVLEYEITLANQQKRHNVSSVAVSRGKLFTFNASIPEKRWNKLQRTIYELVNSFTVY, encoded by the coding sequence ATGTGGAAACGAATTGCGTTAATCTTGGTCTTGGTGTTCAGTATCAGCCTGAGTAACCCTAGTGTAGCTAATGCTTATGGACTTAAAAGCTTTATAGATAGTGCTGATGGTTATCAGTTTTTATATCCTAATGGTTGGTTGCAAGTTAAAGTTGCCAACGGTCCCGATGTGGTATTTCACGATTTAATTGAGGTATCAGAAAATGTCTCTGTGGTGATTAGTCCTGTTCCTGACGGTAGGACTTTGACAGAACTAGGGACACCGACAGAAGTAGGATATAATTTAGGTAAATCTGCTCTTGCTCCTGTAGATTCTGGGCGTTCAGCTGAATTAATCAATGTTGGTCAAAAAGAAGTCGATGGTAAAACTTACTACGTTCTAGAGTATGAGATCACTCTCGCCAATCAGCAAAAACGTCACAATGTATCTAGTGTAGCTGTGAGTCGTGGTAAGCTTTTTACTTTTAATGCTTCAATACCAGAAAAGCGTTGGAACAAACTTCAACGCACAATTTATGAACTTGTAAATTCTTTTACGGTGTATTAA
- a CDS encoding helix-turn-helix domain-containing protein yields the protein MATKLSDVMVQLPPACRAKIEPHAQELIVENMRPQDIRKAGKLTQESMAELLGTPQDSVSRLEKRAHLLLSTLRSYLKAMGGELKLVAEFPDRPAVIISSLGELEEQPSELEVK from the coding sequence ATGGCCACAAAACTGAGTGATGTAATGGTACAACTCCCACCAGCATGTCGAGCAAAAATTGAACCTCACGCTCAAGAGCTTATTGTTGAAAACATGAGGCCTCAAGATATCAGAAAAGCCGGAAAATTAACTCAAGAATCTATGGCAGAACTATTAGGAACTCCCCAAGATAGTGTTTCTAGGCTGGAAAAACGTGCTCACCTCCTTCTTTCTACATTGCGTAGTTACCTAAAAGCTATGGGAGGAGAGCTAAAACTTGTAGCAGAATTTCCTGATAGACCAGCTGTGATTATTTCTTCACTGGGAGAATTAGAAGAGCAACCTTCAGAACTAGAAGTAAAATAA
- a CDS encoding SWIM zinc finger family protein produces MSISLFSEFTIRRHANAKSFQKGEAYYDVGAVISLTQRGKKTFQAEVEGTEAKIYHVNISLNVIG; encoded by the coding sequence ATGTCTATTTCCCTATTCAGTGAATTTACGATTCGCCGTCATGCCAACGCCAAATCTTTCCAGAAAGGAGAGGCATATTATGACGTGGGTGCTGTCATTTCTCTAACCCAACGTGGGAAAAAAACCTTTCAGGCTGAAGTTGAAGGCACTGAAGCTAAAATCTACCACGTCAATATTAGTTTAAACGTGATTGGTTAA
- the lpdA gene encoding dihydrolipoyl dehydrogenase has protein sequence MSSGFDYDLVIIGAGVGGHGAALHAVNYGLKTAIIEAAHMGGTCVNRGCIPSKALLAASGRVRELRNAHHLKSLGIQIGNVEFDRQAIANHANNLVSKIQGDLTNSLKRLGVDIIRGWGKLAETQKVSVTTDKGERSITAQNIILSPGSVPFVPPGIEIDGKTVFTSDQGVKLESLPKWIAIIGSGYIGLEFSDIYTALGCEITMIEALDLLMPGFDRDIAKLAERVLITPRDIETKVGIYAKRIIPGSPVVIELADFQTKDYLEVLEVDACLVATGRIPATQNLGLDSVGVELDGRKFIPVNDCMAVLSAGEVVPHLWAIGDANGKMMLAHAASAQGIIAVENILGKDKKADYRSIPAAAFTHPEVSYVGLTETAAQEMGLAEGFEIGISKSYFKGNSKALAENEADGIAKVIYRKDTGEVLGVHIFGLHASDLIHEASAAVAQRQSVKDLAYLVHAHPTLSEVLDEAYKRAIAS, from the coding sequence GTGAGTTCTGGATTCGATTACGATTTAGTGATTATCGGCGCAGGTGTAGGTGGACATGGCGCAGCCCTACATGCTGTCAACTATGGTCTGAAAACAGCGATTATTGAAGCAGCACACATGGGGGGAACCTGTGTCAACCGGGGCTGTATTCCCTCCAAGGCGCTTTTAGCAGCTTCAGGAAGGGTGCGGGAGTTACGCAATGCCCACCACCTCAAATCTTTGGGAATTCAGATTGGTAATGTAGAATTTGATCGGCAAGCGATCGCTAATCATGCCAATAATCTTGTTTCTAAAATTCAAGGAGACTTAACCAACAGCCTCAAACGCTTGGGAGTCGATATCATCCGGGGTTGGGGAAAATTAGCTGAAACACAAAAAGTCTCTGTCACCACAGATAAGGGTGAAAGAAGCATCACGGCTCAAAACATCATTCTTTCCCCCGGTTCTGTTCCCTTCGTTCCTCCCGGAATTGAAATAGACGGCAAAACAGTCTTTACCAGTGACCAAGGGGTAAAATTAGAATCTCTACCCAAGTGGATAGCAATTATTGGTAGCGGTTACATTGGTTTGGAATTTTCTGATATTTACACCGCTTTGGGCTGTGAAATCACAATGATTGAAGCCCTAGACCTGTTAATGCCAGGATTTGACCGCGACATTGCTAAACTAGCAGAACGGGTTTTAATTACTCCCCGTGATATTGAAACCAAAGTCGGGATTTACGCCAAAAGGATTATTCCTGGTTCTCCAGTTGTGATTGAGTTAGCCGATTTCCAAACTAAAGACTATTTAGAAGTATTGGAAGTTGATGCTTGCTTAGTAGCTACAGGCCGCATCCCGGCTACCCAAAATCTTGGTTTAGATTCTGTCGGTGTGGAACTTGATGGACGGAAATTTATTCCTGTTAACGATTGTATGGCAGTACTTTCAGCCGGTGAAGTTGTTCCCCATCTCTGGGCTATTGGTGATGCTAACGGGAAAATGATGTTGGCACACGCAGCTTCGGCACAAGGTATCATAGCTGTAGAAAATATCCTTGGTAAAGACAAAAAAGCAGACTATCGCAGCATTCCCGCAGCAGCCTTTACCCATCCAGAAGTTAGTTATGTGGGTTTAACTGAAACAGCAGCCCAAGAAATGGGTTTAGCTGAAGGATTTGAAATTGGTATTAGTAAGAGTTACTTCAAAGGTAATTCTAAAGCTTTAGCAGAAAATGAAGCTGATGGCATCGCCAAGGTGATTTACCGTAAAGATACAGGTGAAGTCTTGGGTGTGCATATTTTCGGTTTACACGCTTCTGATTTAATTCACGAAGCATCCGCAGCAGTTGCACAACGTCAGTCTGTAAAAGACCTGGCTTATTTAGTTCACGCCCATCCTACACTATCCGAAGTTCTGGATGAAGCTTACAAACGAGCTATCGCAAGTTAA
- the trpC gene encoding indole-3-glycerol phosphate synthase TrpC, which yields MKIRRRSPSPTIDVSVIRYQAVLQDAAPNNILEEIVWQKEIEIEQMREKLPLRELQKKVLSAPPTRDFVAALRQGKTKPALIAEVKKASPSKGILRADFDPVAIAQSYQEGGASCLSVLTDRKFFQGSFENLCLVHAAVDLPVLCKEFIIYPYQIYLARINGADAILLIAGILSAQDLQYFVKIANNLKMAALIEVHSLEQLDRVLSLDGVTLVGINNRNLEDFSVDLQTTCQLLKDKGSQLQARNILVVSESGIHTPEDLSVVETAGASAVLIGESLVKQPDPKLAITNLFGK from the coding sequence ATGAAAATCCGTCGTCGTTCACCTAGTCCCACTATTGATGTCTCTGTTATCCGCTACCAAGCAGTTTTACAAGATGCAGCGCCAAATAATATTTTGGAAGAAATTGTTTGGCAAAAAGAGATAGAAATTGAGCAAATGCGGGAAAAGCTGCCTTTGCGAGAATTGCAGAAAAAGGTGCTTTCCGCACCTCCTACCCGTGATTTTGTTGCCGCACTCCGTCAAGGTAAAACCAAACCCGCACTAATTGCTGAAGTGAAAAAAGCCTCTCCTAGCAAGGGAATTTTACGCGCAGATTTTGACCCAGTAGCGATCGCACAATCTTATCAAGAAGGTGGTGCTAGTTGTCTTTCTGTACTCACAGATAGGAAGTTTTTTCAAGGTAGTTTTGAGAACTTATGTTTAGTTCATGCTGCGGTAGATTTGCCAGTATTATGTAAGGAATTTATCATTTATCCTTATCAAATTTATTTAGCGCGAATTAATGGCGCAGATGCGATTTTATTAATTGCGGGAATTCTCAGCGCTCAAGATTTACAATATTTTGTCAAAATTGCCAATAATCTAAAAATGGCAGCTTTGATAGAAGTTCATAGTTTAGAACAACTTGACAGAGTTTTATCCTTAGATGGTGTTACCTTAGTTGGTATCAATAATCGGAACCTAGAAGATTTTTCTGTTGATTTGCAAACTACTTGTCAGTTACTAAAAGATAAAGGCAGTCAATTACAGGCCAGAAATATTTTGGTAGTTAGTGAATCAGGAATTCATACCCCAGAGGATTTAAGTGTAGTGGAAACAGCCGGCGCATCAGCCGTACTCATTGGTGAGTCATTGGTCAAACAACCAGATCCAAAACTGGCAATTACTAATCTTTTTGGTAAATAG
- a CDS encoding DUF5340 domain-containing protein, whose translation MEQIPLPAPIHYELILQLLEKQTMSAINNNQELRQQVSQLIITLRKAAAQQKRLEESCQASSVEVDHRWSLNHLGGKS comes from the coding sequence ATGGAGCAAATTCCTCTACCTGCACCTATTCACTACGAACTTATACTTCAACTGTTAGAAAAGCAGACGATGAGTGCTATAAATAACAACCAAGAGTTACGGCAACAAGTCAGTCAGCTAATTATTACCCTGCGAAAAGCTGCGGCACAACAAAAGCGATTAGAGGAAAGTTGTCAGGCTTCCTCCGTAGAAGTTGACCACCGTTGGTCACTTAATCATCTGGGGGGAAAGTCATGA
- a CDS encoding pyridoxal-phosphate-dependent aminotransferase family protein, whose amino-acid sequence MDNKLMLMIPGPTPVPEAALLALAKHPIGHRTAEFSNMMAEVTENLKWLHQTESDVLMLNVSGTGAVEAGIINFLSPDDHILVGSNGKFGERWVEVGQAFGLNVETVTAEWGQPLDPAKFAEKLQADTNKEIKAVIITHSETSTGVINDLVAINSHVKAHGEALIIVDAVTSLGAYNVAVDALGLDIVASGSQKGYMIPPGLGFVSVSPKGWEAYKTAKLPKYYLDLGKYRKSTAKNTTPFTPPVNLIVALHTTLGMMKKEGLESIFARHERQKNATRAAMKALNLLLFAADECASPAITAVSVPGMEADKIRSLMKKRFDIALAGGQDHLSNKIFRIGHLGFVSDRDILSCIASLEVVLSELGYENFTPGTAIGAAAKVFG is encoded by the coding sequence ATGGACAATAAGCTAATGTTGATGATTCCTGGACCAACCCCAGTTCCAGAAGCTGCCTTATTGGCATTGGCCAAGCACCCAATTGGACACCGTACTGCTGAATTCAGCAATATGATGGCGGAGGTGACAGAAAACCTCAAATGGCTGCACCAAACTGAAAGTGATGTGCTAATGCTGAATGTTAGCGGTACTGGTGCAGTAGAAGCGGGAATAATTAATTTTCTTTCTCCAGACGATCACATTTTAGTCGGTTCTAATGGTAAATTCGGTGAACGCTGGGTAGAAGTTGGTCAAGCGTTTGGTTTGAATGTGGAAACTGTCACCGCAGAATGGGGACAACCTTTAGACCCAGCTAAGTTTGCCGAAAAGTTGCAAGCTGACACAAACAAGGAAATTAAAGCTGTAATTATTACTCACAGCGAAACTTCAACAGGTGTAATTAATGATTTGGTAGCTATCAACAGCCATGTAAAAGCACATGGTGAAGCCTTAATTATTGTTGATGCTGTCACCAGCTTGGGTGCATACAATGTTGCAGTTGATGCTTTAGGTTTGGATATAGTCGCTTCTGGTTCCCAAAAAGGCTACATGATACCACCCGGTTTAGGATTTGTGTCTGTGAGTCCTAAAGGTTGGGAAGCTTATAAAACTGCTAAGTTGCCAAAATATTATTTAGATTTAGGTAAATATCGCAAATCGACTGCTAAAAATACAACTCCTTTTACTCCCCCAGTTAATTTGATTGTGGCATTACACACCACCTTGGGGATGATGAAGAAAGAGGGTTTGGAGTCAATTTTTGCTCGTCATGAACGTCAAAAGAATGCTACCCGGGCAGCAATGAAAGCTTTAAACTTACTATTGTTTGCGGCAGATGAATGTGCTAGTCCAGCTATTACCGCTGTATCAGTACCGGGAATGGAAGCAGATAAAATTCGGTCGTTGATGAAAAAGCGGTTCGATATTGCTTTAGCTGGTGGTCAAGACCATTTGAGCAATAAAATTTTCCGTATTGGTCACTTAGGATTTGTGAGCGATCGCGATATTCTTAGCTGTATAGCATCATTGGAAGTCGTACTTTCAGAACTGGGCTATGAAAACTTTACCCCTGGTACTGCTATAGGCGCAGCGGCAAAGGTTTTCGGATAA
- a CDS encoding DUF2949 domain-containing protein: MIIHSTQGREIQMAPSRYSRLINFLQEDLAISAASLAVALRHREQDPGSLTMILWQYGLITLEQLEKIYDWLETA; the protein is encoded by the coding sequence ATGATAATACACTCTACTCAAGGACGTGAGATACAAATGGCACCATCGAGATATTCTCGTTTAATTAATTTTCTCCAAGAAGATTTAGCGATTTCCGCGGCTTCTCTGGCTGTAGCACTGCGTCACCGAGAGCAAGATCCTGGTTCTTTAACCATGATCCTGTGGCAGTATGGCTTGATTACTCTAGAACAGTTAGAAAAAATTTATGATTGGCTAGAGACGGCATAG
- a CDS encoding DUF192 domain-containing protein: MLRQLTLLCVLLSILLMGCSAPTTAQSATPTSVSQAQAPISKGQTLPISAQATVPNGTKIKLEVAQTPEQQMMGLMYRSALPDDRGMVFVFPSAQPVQFWMKNVPVPLDMVFLDNGVVKYMQTAAPPCNSDPCPTYGPNVLIDQVIELRAGRATELGLHAGDQVKMKFFKSSGS; this comes from the coding sequence ATGTTGCGTCAGCTAACTTTGTTGTGTGTACTGCTAAGTATTTTACTTATGGGTTGTTCTGCACCAACCACAGCACAATCTGCCACTCCGACATCAGTTTCTCAAGCTCAAGCACCAATATCTAAAGGTCAAACTTTGCCAATTTCTGCTCAAGCTACTGTTCCCAATGGGACAAAAATTAAGCTGGAAGTAGCACAAACACCAGAACAGCAAATGATGGGGTTGATGTATCGATCAGCTTTACCAGATGATCGTGGGATGGTGTTTGTCTTTCCCTCTGCTCAACCAGTCCAATTCTGGATGAAGAATGTACCCGTACCTTTGGATATGGTCTTCCTTGACAATGGTGTAGTCAAGTATATGCAAACTGCTGCACCTCCCTGTAATAGCGACCCTTGTCCGACCTATGGACCTAATGTACTGATAGATCAAGTAATTGAACTAAGGGCAGGACGAGCTACCGAACTAGGTTTACACGCAGGTGATCAAGTCAAAATGAAATTCTTCAAATCCTCAGGTTCTTAG
- a CDS encoding ferredoxin, whose protein sequence is MTQLQPLPEYLENNRSRLEPELGGFLRDEPERSGLEPELGGMVRQKGVYVDEITCIGCKSCAHVARNTFYIEPDYGRSRVIRQDGDAEEVVQEAIDTCPVDCIHWVDYTELRNLEDDRKYQVIPVVGYPVDHAVATIEKRRKKQKLNKKQP, encoded by the coding sequence ATGACCCAATTGCAGCCGTTACCAGAATATTTAGAAAATAATCGTTCCCGTTTAGAGCCAGAATTAGGCGGTTTTTTAAGGGATGAGCCAGAACGCTCTGGTTTAGAACCGGAACTGGGCGGCATGGTGCGGCAGAAAGGGGTTTACGTAGATGAAATTACCTGTATTGGTTGTAAAAGTTGTGCTCATGTTGCCCGTAATACCTTTTATATTGAACCAGATTATGGGCGATCACGTGTCATTCGCCAAGATGGTGACGCAGAAGAAGTAGTTCAAGAAGCTATAGATACCTGTCCAGTTGATTGTATTCACTGGGTTGATTACACTGAACTAAGAAACTTGGAAGATGACCGCAAATATCAGGTTATTCCTGTAGTTGGTTATCCTGTAGATCATGCTGTCGCTACTATAGAAAAACGTCGGAAGAAACAAAAGTTAAATAAGAAACAACCGTAA
- a CDS encoding DUF1257 domain-containing protein: MSHFSQIKTQIRNLESLKDALSDLGIDWKPGPREVSGYSGQTHAAEVSIEQENGYDIGFRWNGKEYELVADLQYWQQDLSVDGFLRQVTQRYAYQTVMKETTKVGFQVAEQQKNEDGSIRLVLQRWSA, translated from the coding sequence ATGTCACACTTTAGCCAAATTAAAACACAAATCCGTAACCTCGAATCCTTAAAAGATGCTCTCTCTGACTTAGGTATAGACTGGAAACCAGGACCCCGTGAAGTGAGTGGTTATAGTGGTCAAACCCATGCAGCGGAAGTTAGCATTGAGCAGGAAAATGGTTATGACATCGGTTTTAGATGGAATGGAAAGGAATACGAATTGGTAGCTGACCTGCAATATTGGCAGCAAGATTTGTCTGTAGATGGATTTTTGCGCCAAGTTACTCAGCGTTATGCTTATCAAACAGTGATGAAAGAAACTACAAAAGTGGGCTTTCAAGTTGCTGAACAACAAAAAAATGAAGATGGTTCTATTCGCTTAGTATTACAACGCTGGAGTGCGTAA
- a CDS encoding DUF2997 domain-containing protein gives METLEFIIYPDGRVQEKVTGIVGASCAEVTAAIEAQLGQVLIQEPTSEFFTTNNIQESGIANRQTSFSEW, from the coding sequence ATGGAAACATTAGAATTCATAATTTATCCAGACGGTAGAGTACAAGAGAAAGTCACTGGTATTGTGGGTGCTTCTTGTGCTGAAGTAACAGCAGCAATAGAGGCTCAACTGGGACAGGTACTCATTCAAGAGCCAACCTCAGAATTTTTTACCACCAACAATATTCAGGAATCTGGTATAGCGAACAGGCAAACCTCGTTCAGCGAATGGTAA
- a CDS encoding phosphoribulokinase: MSCPIILGIVGDSAAGKTTLTRGIAQILGPENVTLICTDDYHRYDRTERAKLGITALHPDCNHLDIMQQHLSLLRTGQPILKPVYSHQTGSFEAPKYIKPSKFVIIEGLLGYSTRAARDAYDVKVYLAPPEKLRATWKVKRDTQKRGYTPEQVLEELEKREPDSQQFIRPQRQWSDIVVSFYPPNENEDESNGHLNVRLVLRPTIPHPDFTEIIEAGNGDLESAVRLGLVRDMGKPVDVLEVDGHATLEQVNKIEHIMCSDMPYLKSICDREINPELGKIAGTTGETLQSYPLALTQLIITYHMLKATQIYQ, from the coding sequence ATGAGTTGTCCAATCATTCTTGGTATTGTAGGTGACAGTGCAGCCGGAAAAACTACCCTGACCAGGGGTATTGCTCAGATACTTGGCCCGGAGAATGTTACACTCATCTGTACTGATGATTACCACCGTTATGATCGCACAGAACGCGCCAAATTAGGTATTACAGCCCTTCATCCTGACTGTAATCATTTAGATATTATGCAGCAGCATCTATCACTTTTACGCACAGGTCAACCAATTCTTAAACCAGTTTATAGCCACCAAACGGGAAGCTTTGAAGCTCCAAAGTATATTAAACCTAGTAAATTTGTCATTATTGAGGGCTTACTTGGTTATTCTACCCGTGCAGCCCGTGATGCTTATGATGTTAAAGTTTACCTTGCACCACCGGAAAAACTCCGCGCTACGTGGAAAGTTAAGCGAGATACGCAAAAACGCGGCTATACTCCAGAACAGGTATTGGAAGAATTAGAAAAACGTGAACCAGACTCACAACAGTTTATCCGTCCCCAGCGTCAATGGTCTGATATAGTGGTGAGTTTCTATCCTCCCAACGAAAATGAGGATGAAAGCAATGGACATTTAAATGTGCGCTTGGTGTTGCGTCCAACAATCCCCCACCCAGATTTTACAGAGATTATTGAAGCTGGTAATGGTGATCTAGAATCAGCCGTGCGTTTGGGACTAGTCCGAGATATGGGTAAACCGGTGGATGTGTTAGAAGTTGATGGACACGCTACTTTGGAACAGGTGAATAAGATAGAGCATATTATGTGTTCAGATATGCCTTACTTAAAAAGTATATGTGATCGCGAAATTAATCCCGAACTAGGTAAAATAGCAGGTACAACGGGAGAGACTTTGCAAAGTTATCCCCTTGCACTTACCCAATTAATCATTACTTATCATATGTTGAAGGCTACGCAAATATATCAATAA
- a CDS encoding class I SAM-dependent methyltransferase, translating into MGKQTIGLEQHLYDYLLAVSLREPDILTQLRHETAQLPMDQMQISPEQGQFMALLVKLLGAKKTLEVGVFTGYSSLVTALALPADGKIIACDVSEEFTSIARRYWEKAGIADKIDLRIAPALETLDNLLATGETESFDFAFIDADKGNYENYYERSLQLIRPGGLIAVDNVLWSGKVADSEVQDNQTKKIRAFNQKLHQDSRVTLSVVPIADGLTLARKN; encoded by the coding sequence ATGGGAAAACAAACAATTGGCTTAGAGCAACACTTATATGATTATTTACTTGCAGTTTCTTTGCGAGAACCGGACATTTTAACTCAACTGCGCCATGAAACCGCCCAGTTACCAATGGATCAAATGCAAATTTCCCCAGAACAGGGACAGTTCATGGCATTATTAGTTAAATTGCTGGGAGCAAAGAAAACTTTAGAAGTTGGTGTTTTTACAGGTTATAGTTCCTTAGTAACAGCCTTGGCATTACCAGCAGATGGTAAGATTATCGCCTGTGATGTGAGTGAGGAGTTTACAAGCATTGCTCGCCGTTATTGGGAAAAGGCAGGGATAGCTGATAAGATTGATTTACGTATTGCTCCAGCTTTGGAAACTTTAGACAATTTGCTGGCAACAGGGGAAACAGAAAGTTTTGATTTTGCGTTTATTGATGCTGATAAGGGTAACTATGAAAACTACTATGAGCGCTCACTGCAATTAATTCGACCAGGTGGACTAATTGCCGTTGATAATGTACTGTGGTCTGGGAAAGTTGCAGATTCCGAAGTTCAAGATAATCAAACTAAAAAAATTCGCGCGTTCAATCAAAAGTTACATCAAGACTCACGAGTCACCCTGAGTGTAGTTCCCATAGCTGATGGGTTGACGTTAGCACGAAAGAATTAA